ACCCCGCAGTGGCTAAGACCCGCATCGTTGATCGCCACCAACGGGGCAACTATGATTTGCATGCACTCTCTCCCAAGCGGTGCATCGCGGCGACTGTCGGCACCAGCTGACGTTGCCGCGCACCGTCACCAACGGAAATCGATCCATGCAAATCTTCCCACGCTTGCTTTGTGTCGCAGCGGTCGCCGCTGCGGCCTGCTGTTTCTCTGCTCTATCGGCCCACGCTGCCGGGCCCACTAAACATGTTGTTGTGGTCAGCCTCGATGGGCTCGCCGCCTATCTCGTCGACGACCCCAAAGTGCCCCTGCCCACGATCCGGCGGCTAGCTCGCGAAGGAAGCATCGTCGCCGGCGGCATGATCCCTTCGAACCCGTCGGTCACCTGGCCTAATCACACAACGCTCGTCACCGGTGCCCGTCCCGAGAAGCATGGCGTGTTAGCCAATGGAGTCTTGGTGCGAGGGCCGATCGGTGTGCCGACCACGATCGATTCGCGTCGCGACCAAAGCGATCTCGTCCGAATTCCGACAATCGTCGACGCCGCGCACGCCGCGGGGCTTTCGACCGCTGAGATCAATTGGCCCTGCACGCGTGGTTCGAAATCGTTCGACGATCAATTCCCCGATGTCCCCGACGCGCTGCAGCACAGCACGCCGCGGCTACGCAAAGAACTCGTCGAACTGGGGCTGTTGGTCGACGAGACCGATGCCTCGTTCCGCAAGCTTAGCACCGTCGGCCGCGATTACGTCTGGACCGAAGCCGCTTGCCATCTGATCCGCACGCGGAAGCCGAACCTGACGTTGATCCATCTGTTAAACGTCGACAGCGTCCATCATAACCGGGGCCCTCAAACGCCTGAGGGGTACACCGCCAACGCTTATGCCGACATGTGCCTTGCTAGAATCGTTGCGGCGATCGACGAGGCGGGAATCCGCGATCAAACCACGTTGATCGTCCTTTCGGATCACGGATTCACGAGGACTCCCAAAGCGGTCCGGCCCAACGTCTTGCTGCGTCAGGCGGGGCTATTGAAGGCGGAGGCGGGGAAGATTCGCGAGGCGCAGGTGCATGTCGTTCCCGAGGGAGGCATTGGCCTGGTCTATTGCACCAACCCCGGCGAAGCGGCGCAGCAAGCCGACGCGTTCAAGAAGATGTTCGTCGGTCTCGAAGGCGTCGCCGACGTCGTGCTGCCCGACGGCTTTGCTGAGATCGGTCTGCTGCATCCTCGCGAATACAACCAGTCTCCCGACGCGGTTCTCGTTGCCGCCGATGGCTATTCGGTTTCGGGCTCGGTCGACGGCGAAACGCTTGTCGCCAGCAATACCGAAGCGAAAACAGCGATCGGTTCGCACGGGTTCGTCTCGACGCTGCCGAAGATGAAAGCGCTTTGTCTACTTTCGGGAGCAGGAATCCGCAGCGGTATCGAGCTGCCGACGATCGAAAATATCGACATCGCCCCCACTGTCGCTAAACTGTTGGAGTTGGATTACCCGTACAGCGACGGCAAACCATTGACCGCTGCAATGAAATAGCCCCCGCCACGAACAATCTCCCTCCACTTCCCCACCGCCGACGATCCCACCATGCCCAACCGATTCCATCGCATTTTGTTTCTAGAACTCGCTTGTCTCCTGGCTCTTCCGCTGGCAGTGCGGTCGGCGACCGCTCAAACGCCCGATCCGATCGCTGCCTTGCAAGCGGCAGCGGTTGAAGCACGGGCTGCCGATTGGGGACATTGGGGCCCCGATCCGGACAGCTATTCCAGCTGGCGGAGTCACAGCAACCGGCTGATCCCGGTCTATTCGTTTGGCATGGATATGAAGTCGGTCTCGGGAGCGAAGAGCGTCTACCGCGACGAAGCGGCGATCGAGCGATTGTATGGACAGGTTCCCGAAGGGACGCTGAATCCCGAGGCGGAATACTTCGACCAAACCGACGTCTACCGATTGCAGCAAGCGGCTGTCGACGCCGGGAAGAAACGGGTGATCTTGTTCGTCTTCGATGGGATGGATTGGCACACGACGCGCGCCGCCGCGATCGCAAAGCTTGGCAAAGTTGCCTACAGCGAGGGGCGAGGCGAGGGGCTGGCGTTTCTCGACTACCGCGGTGCGAAAACCGATTACGGCTATTTCGTAACCAGCCCGCACAACGACGGCACTTCGGTGAGCGTCGACAAGCAGCGGGTGACCAATCCCGGTGGGAAACTGCGAGGCGGTTACGACTTCCAACGCTGCGGCGATGCACCTTGGAAACCGATCACCGATGCCGAATATCCGATCGGCAAGAGCAAAGAGCAACCGCACGCCTACACCGATTCGGCTTCTTCGGCGACTTCGCTGACCGCCGGCATCAAGACCTACAACAATTCGGTGAATGTCGATGCGATGGGGCGCGAAGTCCTGCCGATCGCGCGAACCTTGCAAGAGGATGGCTTTGCCGTTGGCGTCGTGACCAGCGTTCCGATCAGCCATGCGACACCCGCATGTGCTTACGCTAACAACGTCCATCGCAACGACTACCAAGACATCACCCGCGATCAGATCGGCCGTCCATCGATCTATCATCCCGGCGGCCTTCCAGGGCTGGACGTTTTGATTGGATGCGGTTGGGGGATCGACACCGAGAAAGATGGTGGCCAGGGAAAGAACTTCGTCCCGGGGAACAAATACCTGACCGAAGAGGACCTGAAGGCGATCGATGTTGCCAACGGCGGTAAATACGTGATCGCTCAGCGAACCCCGGGCTCCGAGGGGACCGAGGTTTTGTCGGCTGCCGTTGCAAACGCGATCGCCGATAAGAACCGACTGTTCGGCTATTTCGGCGTCGGCGGAGGCCATCTTCCGTATCAGACCGCCGATGGAAAGTACGATCCGGTCGCCAGCATCGGTGGCAGCAAGGTCCAAAAAGCGGAGGCCTACAGCGAAGCGGACGTGAGCGAAAACATCAACCTGCGGCAGATGGCCGTTGCCGCGATGGAAGTGCTCGATTCGCGCAGCGACCGCTGGTGGTTGATGGTTGAATCGGGAGACGTCGACTGGGCCAGCCACTCCAACAACATCGACAACGCGATCGGCGCGGTCCACAGCGGCGACGATGCCTTCGAAGGCGTGGTCAAGTGGATCGAAGAGAACGGCGGATGGGAAGACACCGCTCTGTTCTTAACCTCCGACCACGGACACTATTTTCAGTTGACGCAGCCCGAAGCGTTGGCGAAAACAGCTCCAACGCCGTAGCGAGGAATCGCTGAAAACTTTGTTGGGATCAGCGGCGTGTCTTACGGTCGACGCGGATCGCTCGGGTTACAATCATCGGCTTCATTAGCTCGAGCGTCGCGGCGCTCGGCACGAAGAGAAAGAGCCCTTTGGGAGAGATGACAGTGAAGCCTGGTCGAGATCTATTTTGTGGCTGCATGCCCGCCCTGATGACGACCTGCGATTCCGTGGGCAATCCCGACTTTGACGCCTTGGTCCGCAAGGGGCAGCAATTGATCGACGCGGGAATGTGTGCGGTCGTCTACTGCGGATCGATGGGCGATTGGCCTCTGCTGACCGATCAGCAGCGTCAGGAAGGCGTCCGTCGGCTGACCGAAGCGGGCGTTCCCGTCGTCGTCGGCACCGGTGCTCAAAATCCCAAGCTCGCCGCCGCGCACGCCGCCCATGCCCAAGAGGTTGGTGCGGCTGGATTGATGCTGATCCCACGCGTCTTATCGCGAGGCAATTCCGCGGCGGCTCAGAGGCATCACTTTACCGACATCCTTCGCGCGGCCGATCGGTTGCCTGCGGTGATCTATAACAGTCCGTATTACGGGTTCCAGACGCGAGCCGATTTGTTTTTCGAACTCCGTCGCGAGCACCCTAACCTCGTCGGGTTCAAGGAGTTTGGTGGCGCCGAATCGCTCAGCTACGCCGCCGAGCATATCACCAGCGGCAATCCCGAACTGGCCTTGATGGTCGGCGTCGACACGCAGGTCTTCCACGGATTTGTTCGCTGCGGTGCCGTCGGGGCGATCACCGGCGTCGGCAACGCGCTGCCGAAACAGGTGCTGCGATTGATCGAACTCTGCCGCGCTGCCGCGGCGGGAGATGTCGACGCGCGGCGATTGGCACTGGAACTGGACGGCGCGATGGCGGTGCTGTCGAAGTTCGACGAAGGCCCCGATCTGGTTCTGTACTACAAATATCTGATGGTGCTGGAAGGTGATTCGGAATACGAACATCATTTCAATTCGCACGACGCGCTCAGCGACAGCCAACGCGCGTTGATCCATGAACAGTGGACGCTGTTTAAGAGCTGGTGGAACAACTGGCCCGGCGCGAAACAATGAACGTTGACGCTGCTGCGATCCGAGTGATCGACTCGCATACCGGTGGCGAACCGACGCGTTTGGTCGTCGAGGGAGGACCTGATCTTGGCGGCGGGCCGTTGCCGCAGCGAGTGGAACGCTTTCGTCGCGAAGCCGATCATTTTCGGACGATGATGTTGGCCGAACCGCGTGGCTTCGACGCGATGGTCGGAGCGTTGTTGTGCGAACCGAGCGATCCCGGTTGTGCTGCGGCCGTGATCTTCTTCAACAACCGCGGCTATCTGGGGATGTGTGGCCACGGGGCGATCGGTGTCGTGGCGACGCTGGCGTTCATGGGCCGGATCGCGCCGGGGCGGCATTTGTTAGAGACGCCAGTCGGAATCGTCGCCGTCGAATTGATCAGTCCCAACCGCGTCGCGATCGAAAACGTTCCCAGCTACCGTTTGCGCAAATCGGTCTCGGTCGAAGTCCCGGGGATCGGAACCGTCCGCGGCGACATCGCCTGGGGCGGCAACTGGTTCTATCTTGTCGAATCGTCGCCGCTACCGGTGGTGGCTGAAAACATCGATCGCTTGTCGGACATCGCGCTACGGATTCGCAAGGCCTTGGTGGCGGCGAATATTACCGGAGCTGACGGAGCGGAGATCGACCACATCGAACTGTTCGGGCCGCCGTCGGTTTCGGACGCCCACAGCCGCAACTTTGTCTTATGCCCCGGCGGTGCCTACGATCGATCGCCTTGCGGAACGGGAACGAGTGCGAAACTCGCCTGCTTGGCGGCCGATGGGAAACTGGCTCCCGAGGTGCCGTGGATTCAGGAGAGCATCATCGGCAGCCGCTTCACCGCATCGTACCGCTCCGCCGACGACAACCGCATCGTTCCGCGGATCGTTGGCGAAGCTTATGTCTACGGCGAGACGCGGTTTATCGCTCAGCCGGGCGATCCGTTTCCCTACGGAATCGCGACGGCTTAATCGCCCGCAAACTGTCGGCAGACGGGCTGTGGTGGGGATTGGAAACGGGATCTTCGAGAAATTGACGGCCGCCAGAATTTGACGCCACGTTTGGGGTGAATTGCGATACAATACGCCCCCGTTGTTCTATCCCTCCAAATTGCCTACCTACACGCTTTCCGCCGCTGCTGCCGCCGAGGTTCTGATGATCCGTTCGTCCTCACGTCTTTGTCTCATTGTTTCCAGTTTGGTCTTCGCATTCTGGGCCAGCTCCGATTCCAACGCCCAGGACTGGACGCGATTTCACGGCCCCAACGGTTCCGGCTACATCGCCGATGGCAAGATCCCCGATTCCTGGACTGCCGATGACGAGGCTTGGTCGGCGGAGCTGCCCGGCGGCGGGATCAGTTCGCCTGTCGCTTGGGGCGACAAGGTCTTTCTGCTGGCCGCCGATCCCAAGACGGCGGTTCGGCATGTGCTGGCATATCAGCTGAGCAGCGGAAAGCAGCTGTGGGACAACACTTTCGATTCGGTGCCGCATCATTTGCACAAGCGGAATCGGTTTGCGGCCAGCACGCCCTGCTGCGATGAAAAGTTTGTCTACGTTGCCTGGTCCGAGCCGCAGCATACGACGGTCAGTTGTCTAACGCACGAAGGAGAGTTGGTTTGGCAGCGAGACCTGGGGCGTTGGCAGAGTCAGCATGGGTTTGCGACCTCGCCGATGCTGTACGAAGACTTTGTTATCGTCTTCGATTCGCAGCAAGCCAGACAACTGAAGCCCGGGGAGACGGCGGGGGAGAGCAAGATGGTCGCTCTGAACCGGCAGACGGGCCAGATGGTTTGGGAGACGCCGCTGGAGACGACGAACGTCTGCTATGGCACTCCGTGTGTCTATCAACCTGCGGGCGGGGCGGCTCAATTGGTCGACGCCAACACCGGCAACGGCTTGTTCGGACTTGATCCGAAGACGGGCAAAATGCTCTGGAATATGAAAGTCTTCCGCTCGCGTTGCTGCAGCAGTCCGGTGGTAGCGGGAGATCTTGTGCTTGGCAGCGCTGGCAGCGGTGGCGGCGGCAATCACCTGGTCGCCGTGCGACCTGGCGAAGAACCGACCGAAGCCTATCGGGTGGAGCGGGGCGCTCCGTATGTTCCCACTTCGGTGGTCGTTGGCGACATGGCGTTTCTTTGTGGTGACAACGGCGTAGCAACGTGCATCGATGTGAACAGTGGCGAACCGCATTGGACGCGTCGCATCGGCGGGACGATCTCGTCCTCTCCGATCGTGGTCGGCGACAAACTGTTGACGATCGATATGGACGGCAAAGCGACGGTTTTGCGAGCGGGCAAGAATTTTGAGAAGCTTGGCACGGCTGACCTGCATGGCAACGTGCAAGCGACGCCAGCTTACACGCAAGGCTATCTGTTGTTGCGGTCGGAGAACCGGCTGACGGCGATCGGGCCCAAGCGATTGTAGGCCAGCTGGTTCGAGCAGGCTGAATCGAGATGATCGAGTTTTTCGGTTTGCGATGACGAGCGGCGAAGCGGTTGTTGCCGCGTCACCGAATCGGGTGGTTTTAAGCGGTACAACCGTTGAATCGCTATCAACGCGTGCAACACGGCATCTATTTCGGGGCTTCGTAAAGAATGCCCATTTAAAGTTTGCACAACGGAAGTTGGCGCGCCGATATCTCACAAGCCGGACGAAAGGTAGGATGCCTTTCTGACGCGGAAACTGGAACGGATTCGGGTGTGGGGCCCGTCGATGTTCCATCCTTGGGTGATTAAACGCCACGGCGGAACGCAAAAGTTGCGTTCCGCCGTGTTTTTTTTGATCACCAATCGCGTCGTCCGCTCTCCTTCATGGGGGCAAGTTGGCAAATCACCCCGTCTGTTCGGGTGATAACGGTTTCCAGCCGATCAATTTGAAATCATCTGCCGGAAAAACCGCCCACCCCCTTTAACAAAATCGACAATTTGTAGAAGATACCGTTCCCGAAGCTGTCGCGTCTTAAACGTCGCCTCAATGACAGCTTCTGGCAGCCCCTATAGCTCAGTCGGCAGAGCATACGACTTTTAATCGTAGGGTCCTAGGTTCGAGTCCTAGTGGGGGCATTTTGCCTATCTTCACCAGCGTTTTCCGGCTATCGAAGCCTCGAAACGCTGGTTTTTTAATGCGCAGAAGCGGGCGTCATTGGCAAGTCGCATCCTGAAGCAACTGCATTGCGTCTCTTCCATCGGATCGGGATCGTCAGCCCCAAGGCCAAGCAATCAGCATACTCTGGCTGAGGACGCCGCAATCCGACGCCAAAATCGCAGGGCCGCCGGCCTACCGCGTGATTCACGAGCCCAAAAGGGCAGGCAAGTTCCGACATGCAGTGTCTCGAGCATTTGATGCCTGTCCCCAATCGCCGTCCCGTCATTTTTAAGCGTGTCCCCAATCGCCACAAACGGTACTCGCCCAAACCCTTCGACTGCTTGTGCCCCCGCACATCGACTGCTCGGCTCCGATTAACGACGATTAGAGCAGATCAGTGTTCTCGTTTTTGAACCGCTGATCTTCGCTGATCGACGCTAATTCAAAACGGTACTCGCTCAAACCCTTCGACTCCTTATTCCTTCGCACACCGTCTGCTCGGCTCCAATTAGCGACGATTAGAGCGGATCAGTTTTCTGGTTTCTTAAACCACTGATCTTCGCTGATCGACGCTAATTCAAACGGTACTCGCCCAACCTTT
Above is a genomic segment from Rosistilla ulvae containing:
- a CDS encoding alkaline phosphatase family protein, which encodes MQIFPRLLCVAAVAAAACCFSALSAHAAGPTKHVVVVSLDGLAAYLVDDPKVPLPTIRRLAREGSIVAGGMIPSNPSVTWPNHTTLVTGARPEKHGVLANGVLVRGPIGVPTTIDSRRDQSDLVRIPTIVDAAHAAGLSTAEINWPCTRGSKSFDDQFPDVPDALQHSTPRLRKELVELGLLVDETDASFRKLSTVGRDYVWTEAACHLIRTRKPNLTLIHLLNVDSVHHNRGPQTPEGYTANAYADMCLARIVAAIDEAGIRDQTTLIVLSDHGFTRTPKAVRPNVLLRQAGLLKAEAGKIREAQVHVVPEGGIGLVYCTNPGEAAQQADAFKKMFVGLEGVADVVLPDGFAEIGLLHPREYNQSPDAVLVAADGYSVSGSVDGETLVASNTEAKTAIGSHGFVSTLPKMKALCLLSGAGIRSGIELPTIENIDIAPTVAKLLELDYPYSDGKPLTAAMK
- a CDS encoding alkaline phosphatase, whose product is MPNRFHRILFLELACLLALPLAVRSATAQTPDPIAALQAAAVEARAADWGHWGPDPDSYSSWRSHSNRLIPVYSFGMDMKSVSGAKSVYRDEAAIERLYGQVPEGTLNPEAEYFDQTDVYRLQQAAVDAGKKRVILFVFDGMDWHTTRAAAIAKLGKVAYSEGRGEGLAFLDYRGAKTDYGYFVTSPHNDGTSVSVDKQRVTNPGGKLRGGYDFQRCGDAPWKPITDAEYPIGKSKEQPHAYTDSASSATSLTAGIKTYNNSVNVDAMGREVLPIARTLQEDGFAVGVVTSVPISHATPACAYANNVHRNDYQDITRDQIGRPSIYHPGGLPGLDVLIGCGWGIDTEKDGGQGKNFVPGNKYLTEEDLKAIDVANGGKYVIAQRTPGSEGTEVLSAAVANAIADKNRLFGYFGVGGGHLPYQTADGKYDPVASIGGSKVQKAEAYSEADVSENINLRQMAVAAMEVLDSRSDRWWLMVESGDVDWASHSNNIDNAIGAVHSGDDAFEGVVKWIEENGGWEDTALFLTSDHGHYFQLTQPEALAKTAPTP
- a CDS encoding dihydrodipicolinate synthase family protein, whose product is MTVKPGRDLFCGCMPALMTTCDSVGNPDFDALVRKGQQLIDAGMCAVVYCGSMGDWPLLTDQQRQEGVRRLTEAGVPVVVGTGAQNPKLAAAHAAHAQEVGAAGLMLIPRVLSRGNSAAAQRHHFTDILRAADRLPAVIYNSPYYGFQTRADLFFELRREHPNLVGFKEFGGAESLSYAAEHITSGNPELALMVGVDTQVFHGFVRCGAVGAITGVGNALPKQVLRLIELCRAAAAGDVDARRLALELDGAMAVLSKFDEGPDLVLYYKYLMVLEGDSEYEHHFNSHDALSDSQRALIHEQWTLFKSWWNNWPGAKQ
- a CDS encoding proline racemase family protein, with the translated sequence MNVDAAAIRVIDSHTGGEPTRLVVEGGPDLGGGPLPQRVERFRREADHFRTMMLAEPRGFDAMVGALLCEPSDPGCAAAVIFFNNRGYLGMCGHGAIGVVATLAFMGRIAPGRHLLETPVGIVAVELISPNRVAIENVPSYRLRKSVSVEVPGIGTVRGDIAWGGNWFYLVESSPLPVVAENIDRLSDIALRIRKALVAANITGADGAEIDHIELFGPPSVSDAHSRNFVLCPGGAYDRSPCGTGTSAKLACLAADGKLAPEVPWIQESIIGSRFTASYRSADDNRIVPRIVGEAYVYGETRFIAQPGDPFPYGIATA
- a CDS encoding outer membrane protein assembly factor BamB family protein, translating into MFYPSKLPTYTLSAAAAAEVLMIRSSSRLCLIVSSLVFAFWASSDSNAQDWTRFHGPNGSGYIADGKIPDSWTADDEAWSAELPGGGISSPVAWGDKVFLLAADPKTAVRHVLAYQLSSGKQLWDNTFDSVPHHLHKRNRFAASTPCCDEKFVYVAWSEPQHTTVSCLTHEGELVWQRDLGRWQSQHGFATSPMLYEDFVIVFDSQQARQLKPGETAGESKMVALNRQTGQMVWETPLETTNVCYGTPCVYQPAGGAAQLVDANTGNGLFGLDPKTGKMLWNMKVFRSRCCSSPVVAGDLVLGSAGSGGGGNHLVAVRPGEEPTEAYRVERGAPYVPTSVVVGDMAFLCGDNGVATCIDVNSGEPHWTRRIGGTISSSPIVVGDKLLTIDMDGKATVLRAGKNFEKLGTADLHGNVQATPAYTQGYLLLRSENRLTAIGPKRL